The Andreesenia angusta genome includes a region encoding these proteins:
- a CDS encoding phage head-tail joining protein, producing MTRQEELAAARAALHDLMTGKRVATVQKDGRRVEFTATSVSDLKKYIAELEVQTGMTQRRRGPAGFYV from the coding sequence ATGACGCGACAGGAAGAACTTGCCGCTGCCCGTGCGGCACTGCATGACCTGATGACAGGTAAACGGGTGGCAACAGTACAGAAAGACGGACGAAGGGTGGAGTTTACGGCCACTTCCGTGTCTGACCTGAAAAAATATATTGCAGAGCTGGAAGTGCAGACCGGCATGACACAGCGACGCAGGGGACCTGCAGGATTTTATGTATGA
- a CDS encoding major capsid protein — protein MSMYTTAQLLAANEQKFKFDPLFLRLFFRESYPFTTEKVYLSQIPGLVNMALYVSPIVSGEVIRSRGGSTSEFTPGYVKPKHEVNPQMTLRRLPDEDPQNLADPAYRRRRIIMQNMRDEELAIAQVEEMQAVSAVLKGKYTMTGEAFDPVEVDMGRSEENNITQSGGTEWSKRDKSTYDPTDDIEAYALNASGVVNIIVFDPKGWALFRSFKAVKEKLDTRRGSNSELETAVKDLGKAVSYKGMYGDVAIVVYSGQYVENGVKKNFLPDNTMVLGNTQARGLRTYGCIQDADAQREGINASARYPKNWVTTGDPAREFTMIQSAPLMLLADPDEFVSVQLA, from the coding sequence ATGTCGATGTACACAACCGCCCAACTGCTGGCGGCAAATGAGCAGAAATTTAAGTTTGATCCGCTGTTTCTGCGTCTCTTTTTCCGTGAGAGCTATCCCTTCACCACGGAGAAAGTCTATCTCTCACAAATTCCGGGACTGGTAAACATGGCGCTGTACGTTTCGCCGATTGTTTCCGGTGAGGTTATCCGTTCCCGTGGCGGCTCCACCTCTGAATTTACGCCGGGATATGTCAAGCCGAAGCATGAAGTGAATCCGCAGATGACCCTGCGTCGCCTGCCGGATGAAGATCCGCAGAATCTGGCGGACCCGGCTTACCGCCGCCGTCGCATCATCATGCAGAACATGCGTGACGAAGAGCTGGCCATTGCTCAGGTCGAAGAGATGCAGGCAGTTTCTGCCGTGCTTAAGGGCAAATACACCATGACCGGTGAAGCCTTCGATCCGGTTGAGGTGGATATGGGCCGCAGTGAGGAGAATAACATCACGCAGTCCGGCGGCACGGAGTGGAGCAAGCGTGACAAGTCCACGTATGACCCGACCGACGATATCGAAGCCTACGCGCTGAACGCCAGCGGTGTGGTGAATATCATCGTGTTCGATCCGAAAGGCTGGGCGCTGTTCCGTTCCTTCAAAGCCGTCAAGGAGAAGCTGGATACCCGTCGTGGCTCTAATTCCGAGCTGGAGACAGCGGTGAAAGACCTGGGCAAAGCGGTGTCCTATAAGGGGATGTATGGCGATGTGGCCATCGTCGTGTATTCCGGACAGTACGTGGAAAACGGCGTCAAAAAGAACTTCCTGCCGGACAACACGATGGTGCTGGGGAACACTCAGGCACGCGGTCTGCGCACCTATGGCTGCATTCAGGATGCGGACGCACAGCGCGAAGGCATTAACGCCTCTGCCCGTTACCCGAAAAACTGGGTGACCACCGGCGATCCGGCGCGTGAGTTCACCATGATTCAGTCAGCACCGCTGATGCTGCTGGCTGACCCTGATGAGTTCGTGTCCGTACAACTGGCGTAA
- a CDS encoding phage tail protein: MPVKGAGTTLWVYKGSGDPYANPLSDVDWSRLAKVKDLTPGELTAESYDDSYLDDEDADWTATGQGQKSAGDTSFTLAWMPGEQGQQALLAWFNEGDTRAYKIRFPNGTVDVFRGWVSSIGKAVTAKEVITRTVKVTNVGRPSMAEDRSTVTAATGMTVTPASTSVVKGQSTTLTVAFQPEGVTDKSFRAVSADKTKATVSVSGMTITVNGVAAGKVNIPVVSGNGEFAAVAEITVTAS; this comes from the coding sequence ATGCCGGTGAAAGGTGCCGGGACCACCCTGTGGGTTTATAAGGGGAGCGGTGACCCTTACGCGAATCCGCTTTCAGACGTTGACTGGTCGCGTCTGGCAAAAGTTAAAGACCTGACGCCCGGCGAACTGACCGCTGAGTCCTATGACGACAGCTATCTCGATGATGAAGATGCAGACTGGACTGCGACCGGGCAGGGGCAGAAATCTGCCGGAGATACCAGCTTCACGCTGGCGTGGATGCCCGGAGAGCAGGGGCAGCAGGCGCTGCTGGCGTGGTTTAATGAAGGCGATACCCGTGCCTATAAAATCCGCTTCCCGAACGGCACGGTCGATGTGTTCCGTGGCTGGGTCAGCAGTATCGGTAAGGCGGTGACGGCGAAGGAAGTGATCACCCGCACGGTGAAAGTCACCAATGTGGGACGTCCGTCGATGGCAGAAGATCGCAGCACGGTAACAGCGGCAACCGGCATGACCGTGACGCCTGCCAGCACCTCGGTGGTGAAAGGGCAGAGCACCACGCTGACCGTGGCCTTCCAGCCGGAGGGCGTAACCGACAAGAGCTTTCGTGCGGTGTCTGCGGATAAAACAAAAGCCACCGTGTCGGTCAGTGGTATGACCATCACCGTGAACGGCGTTGCTGCAGGCAAGGTCAACATTCCGGTTGTATCCGGTAATGGTGAGTTTGCTGCGGTTGCAGAAATTACCGTCACCGCCAGTTAA
- a CDS encoding head decoration protein, which produces MTSKETFTHYQPQGNSDPAHTATAPGGLSAKAPAMTPLMLDTSSRKLVAWDGTTDGAAVGILAVAADQTSTTLTFYKSGTFRYEDVLWPEAASDETKKRTAFAGTAISIV; this is translated from the coding sequence ATGACGAGCAAAGAAACCTTTACCCATTACCAGCCGCAGGGCAACAGTGACCCGGCTCATACCGCAACCGCGCCCGGCGGATTGAGTGCGAAAGCGCCTGCAATGACCCCGCTGATGCTGGACACCTCCAGCCGTAAGCTGGTTGCGTGGGATGGCACCACCGACGGTGCTGCCGTTGGCATTCTTGCGGTTGCTGCTGACCAGACCAGCACCACGCTGACGTTCTACAAGTCCGGCACGTTCCGTTATGAGGATGTGCTCTGGCCGGAGGCTGCCAGCGACGAGACGAAAAAACGGACCGCGTTTGCCGGAACGGCAATCAGCATCGTTTAA
- a CDS encoding phage portal protein, with the protein MKTPTIPTLLGPDGMTSLREYAGYHGGGSGFGGQLRSWNPPSESVDAALLPNFTRGNARADDLVRNNGYAANAIQLHQDHIVGSFFRLSHRPSWRYLGIGEEEARAFSREVEAAWKEFAEDDCCCIDVERKRTFTMMIREGVAMHAFNGELFVQATWDTSSSRLFRTQFRMVSPKRISNPNNTGDSRNCRAGVQINDSGAALGYYVSEDGYPGWMPQKWTWIPRELPGGRASFIHVFEPVEDGQTRGANVFYSVMEQMKMLDTLQNTQLQSAIVKAMYAATIESELDTQSAMDFILGANSQEQRERLTGWIGEIAAYYAAAPVRLGGAKVPHLMPGDSLNLQTAQDTDNGYSVFEQSLLRYIAAGLGVSYEQLSRNYAQMSYSTARASANESWAYFMGRRKFVASRQASQMFLCWLEEAIVRRVVTLPSKARFSFQEARSAWGNCDWIGSGRMAIDGLKEVQEAVMLIEAGLSTYEKECAKRGDDYQEIFAQQVRETMERRAAGLKPPAWAAAAFESGLRQSTEEEKSDSRAA; encoded by the coding sequence ATGAAAACGCCCACCATTCCCACCCTTCTGGGGCCGGACGGCATGACATCGCTGCGCGAATATGCCGGTTATCACGGCGGTGGCAGCGGATTTGGAGGGCAGTTGCGGTCGTGGAACCCACCGAGTGAAAGTGTGGATGCAGCCCTGTTGCCCAACTTTACCCGTGGCAATGCCCGCGCAGACGATCTGGTACGCAATAACGGCTATGCCGCCAACGCCATCCAGCTGCATCAGGATCATATCGTCGGGTCTTTTTTCCGGCTCAGTCATCGCCCAAGCTGGCGCTATCTGGGCATCGGGGAGGAAGAAGCCCGTGCCTTTTCCCGCGAGGTTGAAGCGGCATGGAAAGAGTTTGCCGAGGATGACTGCTGCTGCATTGACGTTGAGCGAAAACGCACGTTTACCATGATGATTCGGGAAGGTGTGGCCATGCACGCCTTTAACGGTGAACTGTTCGTTCAGGCCACCTGGGATACCAGTTCGTCGCGGCTTTTCCGGACACAGTTCCGGATGGTCAGCCCGAAGCGCATCAGCAACCCGAACAATACCGGCGACAGCCGGAACTGCCGTGCCGGTGTGCAGATTAATGACAGCGGTGCGGCGCTGGGATATTACGTCAGCGAGGACGGGTATCCTGGCTGGATGCCGCAGAAATGGACATGGATACCCCGTGAGTTACCCGGCGGGCGCGCCTCGTTCATTCACGTTTTTGAACCCGTGGAGGACGGGCAGACTCGCGGTGCAAATGTGTTTTACAGCGTGATGGAGCAGATGAAGATGCTCGACACGCTGCAGAACACGCAGCTGCAGAGCGCCATTGTGAAGGCGATGTATGCCGCCACCATTGAGAGTGAGCTGGATACGCAGTCAGCGATGGATTTTATTCTGGGCGCGAACAGTCAGGAGCAGCGGGAAAGGCTGACCGGCTGGATTGGTGAAATTGCCGCGTATTACGCCGCAGCGCCGGTCCGGCTGGGAGGCGCAAAAGTACCGCACCTGATGCCGGGTGACTCACTGAACCTGCAGACGGCTCAGGATACGGATAACGGCTACTCCGTGTTTGAGCAGTCACTGCTGCGGTATATCGCTGCCGGGCTGGGTGTCTCGTATGAGCAGCTTTCCCGGAATTACGCCCAGATGAGCTACTCCACGGCACGGGCCAGTGCGAACGAGTCGTGGGCGTACTTTATGGGGCGGCGAAAATTCGTCGCATCCCGTCAGGCGAGCCAGATGTTTCTGTGCTGGCTGGAAGAGGCCATCGTTCGCCGCGTGGTGACGTTACCTTCAAAAGCGCGCTTCAGTTTTCAGGAAGCCCGCAGTGCCTGGGGGAACTGCGACTGGATAGGCTCCGGTCGTATGGCCATCGATGGTCTGAAAGAAGTTCAGGAAGCGGTGATGCTGATAGAAGCCGGACTGAGTACCTACGAGAAAGAGTGCGCAAAACGCGGTGACGACTATCAGGAAATTTTTGCCCAGCAGGTCCGTGAAACGATGGAGCGCCGTGCAGCCGGTCTTAAACCGCCCGCCTGGGCGGCTGCAGCATTTGAATCCGGGCTGCGACAATCAACAGAGGAGGAGAAGAGTGACAGCAGAGCTGCGTAA
- a CDS encoding phage tail tape measure protein, protein MAEPVGDLVVDLSLDAARFDEQMARVRRHFSGTESDAKKTAAVVEQSLSRQALAAQKAGISVGQYKAAMRMLPAQFTDVATQLAGGQSPWLILLQQGGQVKDSFGGMIPMFRGLAGAITLPMVGATSLAVATGALAYAWYQGNSTLSDFNKTLVLSGNQAGLTADRMLVLSRAGQAAGLTFNQTSESLSALVKAGVSGEAQIASISQSVARFSSASGVEVDKVAEAFGKLTTDPTSGLTAMARQFHNVSAEQIAYVAQLQRSGDEAGALQAANEAATKGFDDQTRRLKENMGTLETWADRTARAFKSMWDAVLDIGRPDTAQEMLIKAEAAYKKADDIWNLRKDDYFVNDEARARYWDDREKARLALEAARKKAEQQTQQDKNAQQQSDTEASRLKYTEEAQKAYERLQTPLEKYTARQEELNKALKDGKILQADYNTLMAAAKKDYEATLKKPKQSSVKVSAGDRQEDSAHAALLTLQAELRTLEKHAGANEKISQQRRDLWKAESQFAVLEEAAQRRQLSAQEKSLLAHKDETLEYKRQLAALGDKVTYQERLNALAQQADKFAQQQRAKRAAIDAKSRGLTDRQAEREATEQRLKEQYGDNPLALNNVMSEQKKTWAAEDQLRGNWMAGLKSGWSEWEESATDSMSQVKSAATQTFDGIAQNMAAMLTGSEQNWRSFTRSVLSMMTEILLKQAMVGIVGSIGSAIGGAVGGGASASGGTAIQAAAAKFHFATGGFTGTGGKYEPAGIVHRGEFVFTKEATSRIGVGNLYRLMRGYATGGYVGTPGSMADSRSQASGTFEQNNHVVINNDGTNGQIGPAALKAVYDMARKGARDEIQTQMRDGGLFSGGGR, encoded by the coding sequence ATGGCTGAACCGGTAGGCGATCTGGTCGTTGATTTGAGTCTGGATGCGGCCAGATTTGACGAGCAGATGGCCAGAGTCAGGCGTCATTTTTCTGGTACGGAAAGTGATGCGAAAAAAACAGCGGCAGTCGTTGAACAGTCGCTGAGCCGACAGGCGCTGGCTGCACAGAAAGCGGGGATTTCCGTCGGGCAGTATAAAGCCGCCATGCGTATGCTGCCTGCACAGTTCACCGACGTGGCCACGCAGCTTGCAGGCGGGCAAAGTCCGTGGCTGATCCTGCTGCAACAGGGGGGGCAGGTGAAGGACTCCTTCGGCGGGATGATCCCCATGTTCAGGGGGCTTGCCGGTGCGATCACCCTGCCGATGGTGGGGGCCACCTCGCTGGCGGTGGCGACCGGTGCGCTGGCGTATGCCTGGTATCAGGGCAACTCAACCCTGTCCGATTTCAACAAAACGCTGGTCCTTTCCGGCAATCAGGCGGGACTGACGGCAGATCGTATGCTGGTCCTGTCCAGAGCCGGGCAGGCGGCAGGGCTGACGTTTAACCAGACCAGCGAGTCACTCAGCGCACTGGTTAAGGCGGGGGTAAGCGGTGAGGCTCAGATTGCGTCCATCAGCCAGAGTGTGGCGCGTTTCTCCTCTGCATCCGGCGTGGAGGTGGACAAGGTCGCTGAAGCCTTCGGGAAGCTGACCACAGACCCGACGTCGGGGCTGACGGCGATGGCTCGCCAGTTCCATAACGTGTCGGCGGAGCAGATTGCGTATGTTGCTCAGTTGCAGCGTTCCGGCGATGAAGCCGGGGCATTGCAGGCGGCGAACGAGGCCGCAACGAAAGGGTTTGATGACCAGACCCGCCGCCTGAAAGAGAACATGGGCACGCTGGAGACCTGGGCAGACAGGACTGCGCGGGCATTCAAATCCATGTGGGATGCGGTGCTGGATATTGGTCGTCCTGATACCGCGCAGGAGATGCTGATTAAGGCAGAGGCTGCGTATAAGAAAGCAGACGACATCTGGAATCTGCGCAAGGATGATTATTTTGTTAACGATGAAGCGCGGGCGCGTTACTGGGATGATCGTGAAAAGGCCCGTCTTGCGCTTGAAGCCGCCCGAAAGAAGGCTGAGCAGCAGACTCAACAGGACAAAAATGCGCAGCAGCAGAGCGATACCGAAGCGTCACGGCTGAAATATACCGAAGAGGCGCAGAAGGCTTACGAACGGCTGCAGACGCCGCTGGAGAAATATACCGCCCGTCAGGAAGAACTGAACAAGGCACTGAAAGACGGGAAAATCCTGCAGGCGGATTACAACACGCTGATGGCGGCGGCGAAAAAGGATTATGAAGCGACGCTGAAAAAGCCGAAACAGTCCAGCGTGAAGGTGTCTGCGGGCGATCGTCAGGAAGACAGTGCTCATGCTGCCCTGCTGACGCTTCAGGCAGAACTCCGGACGCTGGAGAAGCATGCCGGAGCAAATGAGAAAATCAGCCAGCAGCGCCGGGATTTGTGGAAGGCGGAGAGTCAGTTCGCGGTACTGGAGGAGGCGGCGCAACGTCGCCAGCTGTCTGCACAGGAGAAATCCCTGCTGGCGCATAAAGATGAGACGCTGGAGTACAAACGCCAGCTGGCTGCACTTGGCGACAAGGTTACGTATCAGGAGCGCCTGAACGCGCTGGCGCAGCAGGCGGATAAATTCGCACAGCAGCAACGGGCAAAACGGGCCGCCATTGATGCGAAAAGCCGGGGGCTGACTGACCGGCAGGCAGAACGGGAAGCCACGGAACAGCGCCTGAAGGAACAGTATGGCGATAATCCGCTGGCGCTGAATAACGTCATGTCAGAGCAGAAAAAGACCTGGGCGGCTGAAGACCAGCTTCGCGGGAACTGGATGGCAGGCCTGAAGTCCGGCTGGAGTGAGTGGGAAGAGAGCGCCACGGACAGTATGTCGCAGGTAAAAAGTGCAGCCACGCAGACCTTTGATGGTATTGCACAGAATATGGCGGCGATGCTGACCGGCAGTGAGCAGAACTGGCGCAGCTTCACCCGTTCCGTGCTGTCCATGATGACAGAAATTCTGCTTAAGCAGGCAATGGTGGGGATTGTCGGGAGTATCGGCAGCGCCATTGGCGGGGCTGTTGGTGGCGGCGCATCCGCGTCAGGCGGTACAGCCATTCAGGCCGCTGCGGCGAAATTCCATTTTGCAACCGGAGGATTTACGGGAACCGGCGGCAAATATGAGCCAGCGGGGATTGTTCACCGTGGTGAGTTTGTCTTCACGAAGGAGGCAACCAGCCGGATTGGCGTGGGGAATCTTTACCGGCTGATGCGCGGCTATGCCACCGGCGGTTATGTCGGTACACCGGGCAGCATGGCAGACAGCCGGTCGCAGGCGTCCGGGACGTTTGAGCAGAATAACCATGTGGTGATTAACAACGACGGCACGAACGGGCAGATAGGTCCGGCTGCTCTGAAGGCGGTGTATGACATGGCCCGCAAGGGTGCCCGTGATGAAATTCAGACACAGATGCGTGATGGTGGCCTGTTCTCCGGAGGTGGACGATGA
- the gpG gene encoding phage tail assembly chaperone G, with protein MFLKTESFEHNGVTVTLSELSALQRIEHLALMKRQAEQAESDSNRKFTVEDAIRTGAFLVAMSLWHNHPQKTQMPSMNEAVKQIEQEVLTTWPTEAISHAENVVYRLSGMYEFVVNNAPEQTEDAGPAEPVSAGKCSTVS; from the coding sequence ATGTTCCTGAAAACCGAATCATTTGAACATAACGGTGTGACCGTCACGCTTTCTGAACTGTCAGCCCTGCAGCGCATTGAGCATCTCGCCCTGATGAAACGGCAGGCAGAACAGGCGGAGTCAGACAGCAACCGGAAGTTTACTGTGGAAGACGCCATCAGAACCGGCGCGTTTCTGGTGGCGATGTCCCTGTGGCATAACCATCCGCAGAAGACGCAGATGCCGTCCATGAATGAAGCCGTTAAACAGATTGAGCAGGAAGTGCTTACCACCTGGCCCACGGAGGCAATTTCTCATGCTGAAAACGTGGTGTACCGGCTGTCTGGTATGTATGAGTTTGTGGTGAATAATGCCCCTGAACAGACAGAGGACGCCGGGCCCGCAGAGCCTGTTTCTGCGGGAAAGTGTTCGACGGTGAGCTGA
- a CDS encoding S49 family peptidase, producing MTAELRNLPHIASMAFNEPLMLEPAYARVFFCALAGQLGISSLTDAVSGDSLTAQEALATLALSGDDDGPRQARSYQVMNGIAVLPVSGTLVSRTRALQPYSGMTGYNGIIARLQQAASDPMVDGILLDMDTPGGMVAGAFDCADIIARVRDIKPVWALANDMNCSAGQLLASAASRRLVTQTARTGSIGVMMAHSNYGAALEKQGVEITLIYSGSHKVDGNPYSHLPDDVRETLQSRMDATRQMFAQKVSAYTGLSVQVVLDTEAAVYSGQEAIDAGLADELVNSTDAITVMRDALDARKSRLSGGRMTKETQSTTVSATASQADVTDVVPATEGENASAAQPDVNAQITAAVAAENSRIMGILNCEEAHGREEQARVLAETPGMTVKTARRILAAAPQSAQARSDTALDRLMQGAPAPLAAGNPASDAVNDLLNTPV from the coding sequence GTGACAGCAGAGCTGCGTAATCTCCCGCATATTGCCAGCATGGCCTTTAATGAGCCGCTGATGCTTGAACCCGCCTATGCGCGGGTTTTCTTTTGTGCGCTTGCAGGCCAGCTTGGGATCAGCAGCCTGACGGATGCGGTGTCCGGCGACAGCCTGACTGCCCAGGAGGCACTCGCGACGCTGGCATTATCCGGTGATGATGACGGACCACGACAGGCCCGCAGTTATCAGGTCATGAACGGCATCGCCGTGCTGCCGGTGTCCGGCACGCTGGTCAGCCGGACGCGGGCGCTGCAGCCGTACTCGGGGATGACCGGTTACAACGGCATTATCGCCCGTCTGCAACAGGCTGCCAGCGATCCGATGGTGGACGGCATTCTGCTCGATATGGACACGCCCGGCGGGATGGTGGCGGGGGCATTTGACTGCGCTGACATCATCGCCCGTGTGCGTGACATAAAACCGGTATGGGCGCTTGCCAACGACATGAACTGCAGTGCAGGTCAGTTGCTTGCCAGTGCCGCCTCCCGGCGTCTGGTCACGCAGACCGCCCGGACAGGCTCCATCGGCGTCATGATGGCTCACAGTAATTACGGTGCTGCGCTGGAGAAACAGGGTGTGGAAATCACGCTGATTTACAGCGGCAGCCATAAGGTGGATGGCAACCCCTACAGCCATCTTCCGGATGACGTCCGGGAGACACTGCAGTCCCGGATGGACGCAACCCGCCAGATGTTTGCGCAGAAGGTGTCGGCATATACCGGCCTGTCCGTGCAGGTTGTGCTGGATACCGAGGCTGCAGTGTACAGCGGTCAGGAGGCCATTGATGCCGGACTGGCTGATGAACTTGTTAACAGCACCGATGCGATCACCGTCATGCGTGATGCACTGGATGCACGTAAATCCCGTCTCTCAGGAGGGCGAATGACCAAAGAGACTCAATCAACAACTGTTTCAGCCACTGCTTCGCAGGCTGACGTTACTGACGTGGTGCCAGCGACGGAGGGCGAGAACGCCAGCGCGGCGCAGCCGGACGTGAACGCGCAGATCACCGCAGCGGTTGCGGCAGAAAACAGCCGCATTATGGGGATCCTCAACTGTGAGGAGGCTCACGGACGCGAAGAACAGGCACGCGTGCTGGCAGAAACCCCCGGTATGACCGTGAAAACGGCCCGCCGCATTCTGGCCGCAGCACCACAGAGTGCACAGGCGCGCAGTGACACTGCGCTGGATCGTCTGATGCAGGGGGCACCGGCACCGCTGGCTGCAGGTAACCCGGCATCTGATGCCGTTAACGATTTGCTGAACACACCAGTGTAA
- a CDS encoding phage minor tail U family protein, producing the protein MKHTELRAAVLDALEKHDTGATFFDGRPAVFDEADFPAVAVYLTGAEYTGEELDSDTWQAELHIEVFLPAQVPDSELDAWMESRIYPVMSDIPALSDLITSMVASGYDYRRDDDAGLWSSADLTYVITYEM; encoded by the coding sequence ATGAAACATACTGAACTCCGTGCAGCCGTACTGGATGCACTGGAGAAGCATGACACCGGGGCGACGTTTTTTGATGGTCGCCCCGCTGTTTTTGATGAGGCGGATTTTCCGGCAGTTGCCGTTTATCTCACCGGCGCTGAATACACGGGCGAAGAGCTGGACAGCGATACCTGGCAGGCGGAGCTGCATATCGAAGTTTTCCTGCCTGCTCAGGTGCCGGATTCAGAGCTGGATGCGTGGATGGAGTCCCGGATTTATCCGGTGATGAGCGATATCCCGGCACTGTCAGATTTGATCACCAGTATGGTGGCCAGCGGCTATGACTACCGGCGCGACGATGATGCGGGCTTGTGGAGTTCAGCCGATCTGACTTATGTCATTACCTATGAAATGTGA
- a CDS encoding DNA-packaging protein FI codes for MTKDELIARLRSLGEQLNRDVSLTGTKEELALRVAELKEELDDTDETAGQDTPLSRENVLTGHENEVGSAQPDTVILDTSELVTVVALVKLHTDALHATRDEPVAFVLPGTAFRVSAGVAAEMTERGLARMQ; via the coding sequence ATGACGAAAGATGAACTGATTGCCCGTCTCCGCTCGCTGGGTGAACAACTGAACCGTGATGTCAGCCTGACGGGGACGAAAGAAGAACTGGCGCTCCGTGTGGCAGAGCTGAAAGAGGAGCTTGATGACACGGATGAAACTGCCGGTCAGGACACCCCTCTCAGCCGGGAAAATGTGCTGACCGGACATGAAAATGAGGTGGGATCAGCGCAGCCGGATACCGTGATTCTGGATACGTCTGAACTGGTCACGGTCGTGGCACTGGTGAAGCTGCATACTGATGCACTTCACGCCACGCGGGATGAACCTGTGGCATTTGTGCTGCCGGGAACGGCGTTTCGTGTCTCTGCCGGTGTGGCAGCCGAAATGACAGAGCGCGGCCTGGCCAGAATGCAATAA
- a CDS encoding phage tail protein, with product MAIKGLEQAVENLSRISKTAVPGAAAMAINRVASSAISQSASQVARETKVRRKLVKERARLKRATVKNPQARIKVNRGDLPVIKLGNARVVLSRRRRRKKGQRSSLKGGGSVLVVGNRRIPGAFIQQLKNGRWHVMQRVAGKNRYPIDVVKIPMAVPLTTAFKQNIERIRRERLPKELGYALQHQLRMVIKR from the coding sequence ATGGCCATAAAAGGTCTTGAGCAGGCCGTTGAAAACCTCAGCCGTATCAGCAAAACGGCGGTGCCTGGTGCCGCCGCAATGGCCATTAACCGCGTTGCTTCATCCGCGATATCGCAGTCGGCGTCACAGGTTGCCCGTGAGACAAAGGTACGCCGGAAACTGGTAAAGGAAAGGGCCAGGCTGAAAAGGGCCACGGTCAAAAATCCGCAGGCCAGAATCAAAGTTAACCGGGGGGATTTGCCCGTAATCAAGCTGGGTAATGCGCGGGTTGTCCTTTCGCGCCGCAGGCGTCGTAAAAAGGGGCAGCGTTCATCCCTGAAAGGTGGCGGCAGCGTGCTTGTGGTGGGTAACCGTCGTATTCCCGGCGCGTTTATTCAGCAACTGAAAAATGGCCGGTGGCATGTCATGCAGCGTGTGGCTGGGAAAAACCGTTACCCCATTGATGTGGTGAAAATCCCGATGGCGGTGCCGCTGACCACGGCGTTTAAACAAAATATTGAGCGGATACGGCGTGAACGTCTTCCGAAAGAGCTGGGCTATGCGCTGCAGCATCAACTGAGGATGGTAATAAAGCGATGA
- a CDS encoding phage tail assembly protein T — MFDGELSFALKLAREMGRPDWRAMLAGMSSTEYADWHRFYSTHYFHDVLLDMHFSGLTYTVLSLFFSDPDMHPLDFSLLNRREADEEPEDDVLMQKAAGLAGGVRFGPDGNEVIPASPDVADMTEDDVMLMTVSEGIAGGVRYG, encoded by the coding sequence GTGTTCGACGGTGAGCTGAGTTTTGCCCTGAAACTGGCGCGTGAGATGGGGCGACCCGACTGGCGTGCCATGCTTGCCGGGATGTCATCCACGGAGTATGCCGACTGGCACCGCTTTTACAGTACCCATTATTTTCATGATGTTCTGCTGGATATGCACTTTTCCGGGCTGACGTACACCGTGCTCAGCCTGTTTTTCAGCGATCCGGATATGCATCCGCTGGATTTCAGTCTGCTGAACCGGCGCGAGGCTGACGAAGAGCCTGAAGATGATGTGCTGATGCAGAAAGCGGCAGGGCTTGCCGGAGGTGTCCGCTTTGGCCCGGACGGGAATGAAGTTATCCCCGCTTCCCCGGATGTGGCGGACATGACGGAGGATGACGTAATGCTGATGACAGTATCAGAAGGGATCGCAGGAGGAGTCCGGTATGGCTGA
- a CDS encoding head-tail joining protein has protein sequence MADFDNLFDAAIARADETIRGYMGTSATITSGEQSGAVIRGVFDDPENISYAGQGVRVEGSSPSLFVRTDEVRQLRRGDTLTIGEENFWVDRVSPDDGGSCHLWLGRGVPPAVNRRR, from the coding sequence GTGGCTGATTTCGATAACCTGTTCGATGCTGCCATTGCCCGCGCCGATGAAACGATACGCGGGTACATGGGAACGTCAGCCACCATTACATCCGGTGAGCAGTCAGGTGCGGTGATACGTGGTGTTTTTGATGACCCTGAAAATATCAGCTATGCCGGACAGGGCGTGCGCGTTGAAGGCTCCAGCCCGTCCCTGTTTGTCCGGACTGATGAGGTGCGGCAGCTGCGGCGTGGAGACACGCTGACCATCGGTGAGGAAAATTTCTGGGTAGATCGGGTTTCGCCGGATGATGGCGGAAGTTGTCATCTCTGGCTTGGACGGGGCGTACCGCCTGCCGTTAACCGTCGCCGCTGA